Proteins encoded in a region of the Mucilaginibacter sabulilitoris genome:
- a CDS encoding PcfK-like family protein has product MKASDSFKNIISDHLLNLAINDQVFAERLNLPTKNIDDCTTYILNQVQKSGQSGFADAEIYGMAVHYYDEDVIDVGKAVNARVVVNHHVEGPAKATSQPTSAAPIVKKSAIKKPVIENQVSMF; this is encoded by the coding sequence ATGAAAGCTTCAGATTCATTTAAAAACATTATCAGTGATCATCTGCTTAACCTGGCTATCAATGATCAAGTGTTCGCTGAACGGCTTAACCTGCCTACCAAAAACATTGATGATTGCACGACTTATATCCTTAATCAGGTTCAAAAATCCGGTCAGTCGGGATTTGCAGATGCCGAAATATACGGCATGGCCGTTCATTACTATGATGAAGATGTGATTGACGTTGGCAAGGCTGTTAATGCTCGTGTGGTTGTCAACCACCATGTAGAGGGGCCGGCAAAAGCTACCTCACAACCTACATCTGCCGCACCAATCGTCAAAAAGTCCGCTATTAAGAAACCAGTTATCGAAAATCAAGTATCAATGTTCTGA
- a CDS encoding HNH endonuclease signature motif containing protein, producing the protein MKPHRFLSIQERYIRRNYLLISSNDMGKACGCTGQVIRRFLKENGLIVPAEVSQKFRSAKQRGKTSFTKKEDRFIKANYLTMPVKTMASALNRSHTGVQYALRRLGLTIPRELIEARKQASRIQPGASPPNKGKKQIDYMSAEAIERTALTRFKKGDIPATAFDKDGIITIRHDHPDRANGGRAYKYVRLSLGVWKPLHTHTWEQVNGPLPEGHCLWFRDLDSMNCDLSNLELITRQENMARNTIQRFPPELISTIKILSKLKKTIKNHGTK; encoded by the coding sequence ATGAAACCACATCGATTTTTAAGCATACAGGAAAGGTATATAAGGAGAAATTACTTATTGATCAGTAGCAATGATATGGGTAAAGCTTGTGGATGTACAGGGCAGGTTATAAGGCGTTTCTTAAAAGAAAATGGATTGATAGTTCCTGCTGAGGTAAGTCAAAAGTTCCGATCAGCTAAACAGCGTGGCAAAACCAGTTTCACAAAAAAGGAAGATAGGTTCATTAAAGCTAACTACTTAACTATGCCGGTTAAAACAATGGCATCAGCTTTAAACCGAAGTCATACCGGTGTGCAATATGCATTAAGGCGATTGGGCCTTACCATCCCACGTGAACTTATTGAAGCCCGCAAGCAAGCGAGTAGGATTCAGCCAGGCGCTTCGCCTCCAAACAAAGGTAAAAAGCAAATAGATTACATGAGTGCCGAAGCTATTGAGCGTACGGCCTTAACGAGATTCAAAAAAGGAGATATCCCGGCAACAGCTTTTGATAAGGATGGCATTATTACCATCAGGCATGATCATCCAGATCGCGCTAACGGTGGCCGCGCTTACAAATACGTCCGTTTGAGCCTTGGCGTTTGGAAGCCGCTGCACACTCATACTTGGGAGCAGGTAAACGGGCCTCTGCCCGAAGGCCATTGCCTTTGGTTCAGGGATCTGGATTCAATGAACTGTGATCTTTCCAATTTGGAACTTATAACCAGACAGGAGAACATGGCAAGAAATACTATACAACGCTTTCCTCCGGAACTAATTTCAACAATTAAAATATTATCGAAACTTAAAAAAACAATCAAGAATCATGGCACAAAATAA
- a CDS encoding pentapeptide repeat-containing protein, which yields MKIKLEIKNWWTGKVLFEFETEGNTIAKTVAECIRQAREKESLANLSGANLSGANLSLANLSGADLSGANLSGANLSGADLRSADLSGANLSGANLRSANLRSANLSIANLSIANLSGANLSIADLSGANLSGANLSGADLSGADLSGANLSIANLSGANLSGANLSIANLSGANLSGANLSIANLSGANLSGAVNNPIKADFFMILLYARNEVQGLRQALIDGKVDGSTYTGECACLVGTLANVRNCSYEQIPGIKPDADRPAERWFTGIRSGDTPDNNEVSKLTLEWVDEFLILTAA from the coding sequence ATGAAAATTAAATTAGAAATTAAAAACTGGTGGACAGGCAAAGTTCTGTTTGAATTTGAGACAGAAGGCAATACCATAGCTAAAACAGTGGCTGAGTGCATCAGGCAGGCGAGAGAAAAAGAGAGCTTAGCCAACCTGAGTGGTGCCAACCTGAGTGGTGCCAACCTGAGCTTAGCCAACCTGAGTGGTGCCGACCTGAGTGGTGCCAACCTGAGTGGTGCCAACCTGAGTGGTGCCGACCTGAGAAGTGCCGACCTGAGTGGTGCCAACCTGAGTGGTGCCAACCTGAGAAGTGCCAACCTGAGAAGTGCCAACCTGAGCATAGCCAACCTGAGCATAGCCAACCTGAGTGGTGCCAACCTGAGCATAGCCGACCTGAGTGGTGCCAACCTGAGTGGTGCCAACCTGAGTGGTGCCGACCTGAGTGGTGCCGACCTGAGTGGTGCCAACCTGAGCATAGCCAACCTGAGTGGTGCCAACCTGAGTGGTGCCAACCTGAGCATAGCCAACCTGAGTGGTGCCAACCTGAGTGGTGCCAACCTGAGCATAGCCAACCTGAGTGGTGCCAACCTGAGTGGTGCCGTTAATAACCCAATAAAGGCCGACTTTTTTATGATCCTACTCTATGCACGAAATGAAGTTCAGGGCCTTAGGCAAGCGCTTATTGATGGCAAAGTTGATGGTTCAACCTATACCGGCGAATGCGCTTGTTTGGTCGGTACACTGGCAAATGTTAGGAATTGCAGCTATGAGCAAATACCTGGTATTAAACCTGATGCTGATCGACCAGCAGAAAGATGGTTTACTGGAATAAGAAGCGGTGATACGCCAGATAATAATGAAGTTTCTAAACTCACATTAGAGTGGGTTGATGAATTCCTGATCCTAACCGCCGCATAG
- a CDS encoding putative quorum-sensing-regulated virulence factor, with protein MYTDNTLMPWGKHKGVALANVPDDYLKWLYAEGKAHGDLKRYIEGNLAAINTNISKQLQRKSI; from the coding sequence ATGTACACCGACAACACCCTAATGCCCTGGGGCAAACATAAAGGGGTAGCATTGGCAAATGTGCCCGATGATTATTTGAAGTGGCTATACGCAGAAGGTAAGGCTCATGGTGATCTGAAAAGATACATTGAGGGTAACCTTGCAGCAATCAATACCAATATCAGTAAACAATTACAACGTAAATCAATATGA
- a CDS encoding AAA family ATPase gives MELKKATRSKVKLRLNISAPSGAGKTYSALRMAKGLCGSWEKIAVVDTENESASLYSNLGDFNTIGLTAPYTPEKYIEAIEICEKAGIEVIILDSTSHEWSCILEENELLAQAKFRGNTWSAWSVTTPRHDRFVNKVLQSTAHIITCTRSKMETVMGDDKKVKKVGMKDQQREGWEYELTVSLNIDRDTHLAIPSKDRTNLFEGQNPFLITEETGEAIKNWCEDGAVQKSASEKLKEATSITELANVYKSLPVAEQKACMKLKDELKAKLSPPVSDPVAA, from the coding sequence ATGGAATTAAAAAAAGCAACCAGAAGTAAGGTTAAGCTTCGCTTAAACATATCAGCTCCAAGCGGTGCGGGTAAGACATATTCAGCTTTACGTATGGCAAAAGGGTTATGTGGAAGCTGGGAAAAGATAGCTGTTGTCGACACTGAGAATGAATCAGCCAGCCTTTACTCTAATCTTGGTGATTTTAACACCATAGGATTAACTGCCCCTTACACACCTGAGAAATACATTGAGGCCATTGAGATTTGTGAAAAGGCCGGCATTGAAGTAATCATATTAGATAGCACCTCTCACGAATGGTCCTGTATCCTTGAAGAAAACGAACTGCTTGCACAAGCTAAGTTTCGCGGTAACACATGGTCGGCATGGTCTGTTACTACACCGCGGCATGATAGGTTTGTAAATAAGGTCTTGCAATCAACTGCTCATATCATTACCTGCACCCGCTCAAAAATGGAGACCGTTATGGGCGATGATAAAAAAGTGAAAAAGGTTGGTATGAAAGACCAGCAGCGCGAAGGTTGGGAATATGAATTAACCGTTTCCCTGAACATTGATCGCGATACTCACCTGGCTATTCCGTCAAAAGATCGTACCAACTTATTTGAGGGTCAAAATCCTTTCCTGATTACTGAGGAAACTGGTGAGGCTATTAAAAACTGGTGCGAGGATGGTGCAGTTCAAAAGTCTGCTTCTGAAAAATTGAAAGAAGCTACTTCAATTACCGAATTGGCAAATGTTTACAAATCATTACCGGTAGCAGAACAAAAAGCATGCATGAAGTTAAAAGATGAACTAAAGGCAAAACTTTCACCTCCTGTATCTGATCCAGTTGCCGCCTAA
- a CDS encoding helix-turn-helix domain-containing protein: MEGISLVETKTLQDLILEIKSLKDSVAKSNTETDRYLNSQEAAKVIGVSEAWMCKIKQDIGYTSIGKIVRFKRSDLIAYMEANYFKTKSPRRTYK, encoded by the coding sequence ATGGAAGGCATATCACTAGTAGAAACCAAAACATTACAGGACCTGATTTTAGAAATAAAGTCTTTAAAGGATTCAGTAGCAAAATCTAACACTGAAACTGATAGGTACTTAAATAGTCAGGAAGCTGCAAAGGTAATCGGAGTTTCAGAGGCATGGATGTGCAAAATAAAGCAGGACATAGGTTACACATCAATAGGTAAAATAGTAAGATTCAAGAGATCTGACCTGATTGCCTACATGGAAGCCAACTATTTCAAAACCAAATCACCAAGGAGGACATACAAATGA
- a CDS encoding response regulator transcription factor, with the protein MNYLINSYGIQIPDFDLNILTQREIEVMRRVILPGKEIAYDLNISENTLNSHMVNIRNKTRLMDIRQIVCCSMKKGLIN; encoded by the coding sequence ATGAATTATCTAATCAATTCTTATGGCATACAGATACCGGACTTCGATCTGAATATTCTTACACAAAGAGAGATTGAAGTTATGCGTAGGGTTATCCTTCCTGGCAAAGAGATCGCCTATGATTTAAACATCAGTGAGAATACCCTTAACTCACACATGGTGAACATCAGAAATAAGACCAGGCTAATGGATATCAGGCAGATCGTATGCTGCAGCATGAAAAAGGGACTAATTAATTAA
- a CDS encoding LexA family transcriptional regulator: protein MKLTENQRLKILRQHLNMTQSQFGMIVNLKQGSYADVERGKVNVSGDIKNALFKEFSINVNWLETGDGNMFLEDAVREKIKIDGIPMFNFPGSASNVEMYGDPTDVKIIGYLNIPGATKSSFALPVHGNSMYPTLENGSWCVLRPIEDRQDIQWGEIYYIEYGDYRVFKRLLASDNEDSVILWSDNQSETIGSRPKYAPKTIKTERIKKLCLLTDILKKPNY, encoded by the coding sequence ATGAAATTAACTGAAAATCAGAGACTTAAAATTTTAAGGCAACATTTAAACATGACCCAAAGTCAGTTTGGAATGATAGTTAATCTTAAGCAGGGTAGCTATGCAGATGTAGAGCGAGGCAAAGTAAATGTGTCTGGCGACATAAAAAATGCACTTTTTAAAGAATTTTCTATAAACGTTAATTGGTTAGAAACTGGAGATGGAAATATGTTTTTAGAAGATGCGGTTAGGGAAAAGATAAAAATTGATGGGATTCCAATGTTTAATTTTCCTGGTTCCGCGTCTAACGTAGAAATGTACGGTGACCCTACAGATGTTAAAATAATTGGTTATTTAAATATACCAGGGGCGACAAAATCAAGCTTTGCGTTACCAGTACATGGCAACTCTATGTATCCTACTTTAGAAAATGGGTCATGGTGTGTGCTCAGGCCTATTGAAGACCGGCAAGACATACAATGGGGCGAGATATATTACATAGAATACGGTGACTACAGAGTCTTCAAACGACTTTTGGCATCAGACAACGAAGACAGTGTAATACTATGGAGCGACAATCAAAGCGAAACAATTGGATCAAGGCCGAAGTATGCCCCAAAAACAATTAAGACAGAGAGGATAAAAAAACTTTGTTTGCTGACAGATATATTAAAGAAGCCAAACTATTAA
- a CDS encoding DUF4468 domain-containing protein, which produces MKITLAFLLLLIPFISKSQASLDSALNRFKYNESNKVFFEKILVTQNSKNEMFKNAQKWIAINYRDYKSVTKIADEVQGVIIYKGISGIKDEISVQKFEYTVELTFKDNKARLRLYDIGNLYYAGPGTNTPIEETLAIQKNRNDNDRDQAAPNINQQYHLFNDLLVDISKAIVRKDDF; this is translated from the coding sequence ATGAAAATCACTCTTGCTTTCTTATTACTATTAATACCCTTTATTTCGAAAAGCCAGGCATCGTTGGACAGCGCATTAAATCGATTCAAATACAACGAATCTAACAAAGTATTCTTTGAAAAAATTTTGGTAACTCAAAATTCAAAGAATGAAATGTTTAAAAACGCTCAAAAATGGATAGCTATTAATTATAGAGATTATAAAAGCGTAACCAAAATAGCGGATGAAGTGCAGGGGGTTATTATTTACAAAGGTATATCCGGTATTAAGGATGAAATATCGGTACAAAAATTCGAATATACTGTTGAATTGACATTCAAAGACAATAAGGCCAGACTCAGGCTATATGATATTGGCAATTTGTATTATGCAGGGCCTGGAACCAATACCCCCATAGAGGAAACACTGGCAATACAGAAAAACAGGAATGATAATGATAGGGATCAAGCGGCACCTAACATAAATCAGCAATATCACCTATTTAATGATTTATTAGTGGATATTTCAAAAGCTATTGTTCGTAAAGACGATTTTTAA
- a CDS encoding Arm DNA-binding domain-containing protein, producing MIKNVAVLFYLKKRANSKEEKVPVYVRITCDGQRAELATGKKIQSKLWNPNEGRAKGKAEAVYKLNLALNDVALRINDTIRYLKDCGEEQSKKSKIGSWVKLKNQLCWLTCLRNIIVKLQPWQIRSLLPLQLPVMKRR from the coding sequence ATGATCAAAAATGTAGCTGTTCTCTTTTATCTAAAAAAGAGGGCAAATTCAAAAGAAGAAAAAGTCCCGGTTTATGTCCGGATCACCTGTGATGGACAGCGTGCCGAATTGGCAACCGGGAAAAAAATTCAGTCGAAGCTCTGGAATCCAAACGAAGGAAGAGCCAAAGGCAAAGCTGAGGCGGTTTATAAATTAAACTTGGCTCTTAATGATGTCGCACTAAGGATTAATGATACGATTCGCTATTTAAAGGACTGTGGAGAAGAACAGTCGAAAAAATCAAAAATCGGTTCTTGGGTAAAACTGAAAAACCAATTATGTTGGTTGACGTGTTTAAGGAACATAATCGTAAAGTTGCAGCCTTGGCAAATCAGGAGTTTGCTCCCGCTACAGTTACCCGTTATGAAACGACGTTAA
- a CDS encoding site-specific integrase codes for MANQEFAPATVTRYETTLKHTQDFMQWKYKINDIRVKQIDHQFISEFEFYLRTVRKCNNNSALKYIKNFGKIVRICLASGWIIVNPFLNYKIKIKKIDRPFLSKEELETMASKTFVSARLEQVRDIFLFSCYTGLAYIDVQKLKRSEIVKGFDGEQWVFTNRQKTDTPSRIPLLPYALGVIEKYRNHPQCEVEDKLLPILSNQKMNSYCAPVKVA; via the coding sequence TTGGCAAATCAGGAGTTTGCTCCCGCTACAGTTACCCGTTATGAAACGACGTTAAAGCACACGCAAGATTTTATGCAATGGAAATACAAGATCAATGACATCCGTGTCAAGCAAATTGATCACCAGTTCATCAGTGAATTTGAATTCTATCTCCGTACAGTTCGTAAATGCAACAACAATTCAGCTTTAAAGTATATCAAGAACTTTGGGAAGATTGTTCGCATCTGCCTGGCAAGCGGCTGGATAATTGTTAATCCGTTTCTTAACTACAAAATCAAAATCAAGAAAATCGACCGGCCCTTTCTTTCCAAAGAAGAATTGGAAACGATGGCGTCAAAAACCTTTGTCAGTGCTCGTCTTGAGCAGGTCAGGGATATATTTTTATTCAGCTGTTATACAGGCCTGGCTTACATTGATGTCCAAAAGCTTAAACGCTCTGAAATTGTAAAGGGCTTCGACGGTGAGCAATGGGTTTTTACCAACCGTCAAAAAACAGATACTCCATCTCGCATTCCGCTGTTACCTTATGCACTAGGTGTAATCGAAAAATATAGAAATCACCCACAATGTGAAGTCGAGGATAAGTTACTACCAATATTAAGCAATCAAAAAATGAACAGCTATTGTGCGCCCGTAAAGGTTGCGTAA
- a CDS encoding helix-turn-helix domain-containing protein, giving the protein MLKPIKTEEQYSDALARVYELMQTDIKEGSATSDELEVLSILIKEYELVHHPIPSPNPLEAIKFRLDQIGISEKELGIILGYRSRKSEILSGKRKLSLAMIRKLNEILHIPAEVLIQAY; this is encoded by the coding sequence ATGTTAAAGCCAATTAAAACAGAGGAACAATATAGTGATGCTTTAGCTCGTGTTTATGAGCTGATGCAAACTGATATAAAGGAAGGATCAGCTACATCCGACGAATTAGAAGTGCTCAGTATTCTTATTAAAGAATATGAGTTGGTGCATCATCCAATCCCATCTCCAAATCCATTGGAGGCTATCAAATTCAGACTTGATCAAATAGGAATTTCCGAAAAAGAGTTAGGCATTATTTTGGGCTATCGCTCCCGGAAGTCGGAGATTCTGTCCGGAAAGAGGAAATTGAGTTTGGCAATGATTCGCAAGCTTAATGAAATTTTACATATTCCCGCCGAGGTATTGATTCAGGCTTATTGA
- a CDS encoding helix-turn-helix transcriptional regulator, with product MSTTTDKPNQIHHGHNLKRFREMLSWKQEALALALGEDWNQKKVSLLEQKEIIEEDILQQVAKVLGVPVEAIKNFDEEKAIYNIQNNYEGSNSGATNVGPANYMNYQCTFNPIEKIVELYDEKVALLERLLQAEKEKNELLKNSK from the coding sequence ATGAGCACTACTACCGATAAACCCAATCAAATACACCACGGGCACAACCTGAAACGCTTCAGAGAAATGCTTTCTTGGAAACAAGAAGCTCTTGCGCTAGCTTTGGGAGAAGATTGGAATCAAAAGAAAGTGTCACTGCTAGAACAAAAAGAGATCATAGAAGAGGATATACTTCAGCAAGTAGCTAAAGTACTCGGTGTTCCGGTTGAAGCCATTAAAAACTTTGACGAAGAAAAGGCAATCTATAATATTCAAAACAATTATGAGGGCTCAAATTCAGGGGCTACCAACGTGGGTCCTGCCAACTATATGAACTATCAGTGTACATTTAATCCGATTGAGAAAATAGTTGAACTCTATGATGAAAAAGTTGCATTACTTGAGCGTCTTTTACAGGCTGAGAAAGAAAAAAACGAACTACTTAAAAATAGCAAATAG
- a CDS encoding DUF4209 domain-containing protein produces MVAGFYPYHFRHGCYQSFYLVNLLNEETGKLLYQYIDSRIKSYLSIPFDDLLYVLATDLTLLPWDEGPNEQGLYDQIAGQMKLVNFDINQNPKTLSESGANRLSKAWNYKIKYQLFTQQYISGIMHELIEKGELSIAVMDTFFEKTWIRKTVLSTNSENSDDNVNLYDALRPAFIYYFEQAGRSLRGEEADFMLCIDTLVLKYEMLMRYFLQNCGISTTVIDGVSRDPRENYLPELLEKIPANMFDEKDIALMRRVYTKPGFDLRNNVAHGFLAPKSYTLELADTVVWSIIRLGQYSATVLPRNDSENE; encoded by the coding sequence ATGGTGGCTGGTTTTTACCCCTATCACTTTAGGCACGGTTGCTACCAGTCTTTTTACCTCGTCAATCTGCTAAATGAGGAAACCGGCAAATTACTTTATCAATATATAGATAGCAGGATCAAAAGTTATCTGTCCATTCCTTTCGACGATCTCTTGTATGTACTCGCCACCGATCTTACTTTATTGCCATGGGATGAGGGGCCGAACGAACAGGGACTTTATGATCAAATTGCCGGACAAATGAAATTGGTAAATTTCGACATCAATCAAAACCCGAAAACTTTGTCGGAATCGGGGGCCAACAGGCTTAGCAAAGCCTGGAATTATAAAATAAAGTACCAACTGTTTACACAACAATATATTAGCGGCATTATGCATGAACTAATTGAAAAAGGCGAATTATCGATAGCGGTTATGGACACATTCTTTGAAAAGACGTGGATACGGAAAACCGTACTCAGCACTAACAGTGAAAATAGTGACGACAATGTTAACCTATATGATGCCTTGCGCCCGGCATTTATTTATTATTTCGAACAAGCTGGACGGAGCCTCCGTGGGGAAGAAGCAGACTTTATGCTCTGCATTGACACACTGGTATTGAAGTATGAAATGCTGATGCGGTATTTCCTGCAAAACTGCGGTATTTCCACTACCGTTATCGATGGTGTCAGCCGGGATCCGCGGGAGAATTATTTGCCGGAACTGCTCGAAAAGATTCCTGCGAACATGTTTGACGAAAAAGATATAGCGCTGATGCGGCGCGTTTATACCAAACCAGGCTTTGATCTGCGCAATAATGTTGCCCACGGGTTTCTTGCGCCCAAGAGTTATACATTAGAACTGGCAGATACAGTCGTTTGGTCAATTATCCGGCTTGGCCAATACTCAGCGACTGTGCTACCTAGAAATGATTCTGAAAACGAATAA
- a CDS encoding DUF4209 domain-containing protein produces the protein MAELVSLLLKLLNIDPGSIHEKAQKEDKVFSEQDIALFTNTIIEDVTYNRELLALWYDASFLFSKKQLRDKLVKVSDDYYHVYLETGSHKFLVRRIAVIKLARQFFANRMDTIFLESKEVILSLPHPFWQTPLLAELKFLYGAQKCRDEFEGFLHKQVEVYQGKAEFNAVRICLKALLEIESLTVNEWHIKTAESFEAESDDIVANRKLNTFYPSISRNYLDGLKEIASVQEAKVLKSRLEMKLREAQRDDYKMVRAAGAVILPKTEIRDCHKKIAVFGIDSFESAWRIFVSLPVVPLDTINKTAEGYRKADGPLARFFPAQVKVNEKGAQIGHAGVEDASLNLAREFYRERMIIFIQLLKNQMDIYETLDKQFVFGMVETVQSPFIPEDRTYIFSMGIYEGFNNNFIVAAHLLLPQLENSLRNLAVKAGINTTTYEKKDQHENMLGGILEKIEGLAKPDVLGELKNFLIDTSSVNFRNELLHGLMNTVLVQHYSKYFWWLMLKLVFETKSHFDLE, from the coding sequence ATGGCAGAGCTAGTTTCGCTGCTGCTAAAGTTATTGAATATCGATCCCGGCAGTATTCATGAGAAAGCACAAAAAGAAGATAAAGTATTCAGCGAGCAGGACATAGCCCTCTTTACCAACACCATTATCGAAGACGTTACCTATAACAGGGAGTTGCTGGCGTTATGGTATGATGCTTCGTTCCTGTTCAGCAAGAAGCAGTTGCGAGATAAACTAGTTAAGGTCAGTGATGACTACTACCATGTTTATTTGGAAACTGGCAGTCACAAGTTCCTGGTCAGGCGCATAGCCGTAATTAAACTTGCACGCCAGTTTTTTGCGAATAGAATGGATACGATATTCCTGGAGTCTAAGGAGGTCATACTTTCCTTGCCACACCCGTTTTGGCAAACACCTTTGTTGGCCGAATTGAAGTTTTTATACGGGGCTCAAAAATGTCGCGATGAATTTGAGGGATTTCTTCACAAACAGGTTGAGGTCTATCAGGGCAAGGCTGAGTTCAATGCCGTCAGGATTTGCTTGAAAGCGCTACTGGAGATTGAAAGTTTGACCGTCAACGAATGGCATATCAAAACAGCGGAGAGTTTTGAAGCTGAAAGCGATGATATAGTCGCGAACAGGAAGCTTAATACTTTTTACCCGAGCATTTCCCGGAATTACCTTGATGGGTTGAAGGAAATCGCCAGCGTACAGGAGGCTAAAGTATTGAAATCAAGATTGGAAATGAAGTTACGGGAGGCGCAGCGCGATGATTATAAAATGGTCCGGGCTGCCGGTGCTGTAATATTGCCTAAAACGGAAATTCGGGATTGCCATAAGAAAATCGCGGTGTTCGGGATCGACAGCTTCGAATCGGCCTGGCGGATCTTTGTTTCATTGCCGGTCGTTCCCCTTGATACGATTAATAAAACTGCGGAGGGATATCGGAAAGCGGATGGGCCTTTGGCCCGGTTCTTTCCTGCCCAGGTGAAAGTCAATGAAAAAGGTGCGCAGATCGGGCATGCAGGAGTGGAAGACGCCTCGCTCAACCTCGCGCGGGAATTCTACCGGGAACGTATGATCATCTTTATCCAACTACTGAAAAACCAGATGGATATTTACGAAACCCTTGATAAGCAATTTGTCTTTGGTATGGTCGAGACTGTCCAAAGTCCATTTATCCCTGAAGACAGAACATACATATTCTCCATGGGCATTTATGAGGGCTTCAATAATAATTTCATTGTGGCGGCGCATTTATTGCTGCCGCAACTGGAGAATAGTTTAAGGAACCTCGCCGTTAAGGCTGGAATTAACACCACTACCTATGAAAAGAAAGATCAGCATGAAAATATGCTGGGAGGCATCCTTGAGAAAATCGAAGGTCTCGCCAAACCCGATGTACTCGGGGAATTGAAAAATTTCTTGATCGATACCAGCAGTGTTAACTTTCGGAATGAACTCCTACATGGTCTGATGAATACTGTCTTGGTGCAGCATTATTCAAAATACTTCTGGTGGCTGATGCTGAAACTCGTATTTGAGACAAAAAGTCATTTTGACCTGGAATAA